Genomic segment of Rhodospirillales bacterium:
CCCCGACGGATGTCGGTTCGATTGCACTGCGGGCAGTGGACCGGCACCGACGGTTGATTGCGCCTCTCCGCTTCTAGCCGCTCGCGCCCGCTCAGTACCTGAGTCTCGAAACGGTGTCCGCAATTGTTGCACCGAAAACGAACCAGATCAGTCACTGGTTACTCCTGCTCGTTCCAGAAAATCCTCCCACAGTCGTTCGGCAGCTGCCTCCGGAGTCAGCCGTTCTTGGTCCCCTCCAAACCCCATTGCTGAGCTCAGGTAGAGCTCATATTCGTCGGCATTGACCGTAAACATGCCGTTTGCCGTGTTGGGCGGGGCGCTTTCGGCGAACGAATACGAAATGTCGCCGAGCGCTGTATTCCCACTACGCCCATGGACAGTGATGTGTGCCGTACCGTGTTCACGCGCTCGGTTGACGATCGTGCAGGTGAAAGAGGCGGGGGAAAGCAACTTTATGCGCCCTCTCAGGTCCTCTATCGCGTCAATTTCCGCAACCGCACGCTCGAAGTAGCCTCGGATCGCGCCAAAGGCTGCCTCGCGAAAATCGCTGCGGTCGATCTCGTCGAAATCCCGCTTCACACGATAGCGGCGGACTCCCGGCTGAACAGGCGCTGCCGGAATTGTCGCCTCGCCCCGCTCCGTGCTACTCGGCGCCCCTTCGGCGTCCAGTATCCGCCTCAGTTCCCGTACGACATCAACGAAGGCATGGTTCTCGTTGGTCCATTCGCTGACCGGCTTGCCGTCTCGAGGAAGTGCCTTGAGATCTCGGAGGGGAGTGGAGGGCCAATCACAGGGCTCCAAGATTATGGGAACCACTCTGGCGTGGCCCGACCGATGGCGTTCGAGGGCTCGGTCCATTTCTCTTTCCACGCAATAGTCCGAGGCAAGAAAATCTGGACTGACCAGCAGCAGGAATAACCGGGAGGCTTCCAGCCGTTCGGCGATCTCGGCGTCGATTGCCCCGCCTGCGAGGATTTCTCGATCAAACCATTCATCGATGCGCCGATCCCGGCGAAGCACAGCCAAATGGGTGTGCAGCCGATCGAGAGCTGCTTCGTCCTTGTGTGAATAAGAGATAAATACCTTCATCTTCAGCGCTTTTCCCGGAGTTGGTCCTGACTAGTGCTTTCGGTCACGTGGCGGGTTGGGATCGTTTCCAGGCGGCACCGTGTCGGAGTCCCGCCATCGGCCATCCCGTCCCTGGATGCGAACTTCGCCCCCTCCCAGATTGGCGACCGTCTGTTTGGCTGCCTGCTCAGCCTTGCGCTGAGTCCCGTGCACGCTGCTTGCCCGTTTGCCACCCGGGGCCTTCACGGCCCAGCCTTTTGGATGCTTGGTCACATAGCGATCCGCCATCAACATTTTCCTTTCCGGTTGACCTCGGGACCTCGAAGGAGGTATATCGTAGATCCATAAAGTTTCTTTGTCCATATAGAAACTAGACGCGTATGAGTGCAGGAGTATCGGAACTGAGGTGGGGCATCGAGCGTCGCCTCGAATTCATAGAATTCCGGCTGTACTGGGAGGGAGGGATCAACCGCAGTGACATCGTGGAACAGTTCGGCGTGTCGGTACCTCAGGCCTCCAAGGACCTCAGCCGGTACCAGGAGCTCGCGCCAGACAACATGGCGTACGACAAGAGCGAGAAACGATACTTCCCGGCTCCTCACTTCGTGCCCCGGTTTTATCGACCGGATCCAGACGAGCACCTTGCTCAGCTCAATGCCGTGGCCACGCTTGCCGTGCCACCCCAGGAAACCTGGTTGTCAAGAACTCCGAACGTTGACTCACTGCCAGCGCTACAACGCAAAGTTGAACCCGAGGTCCTGCGCGCACTACTAGATGCAGTAAAGGACGAACGGGCCTTGGAAATTCTGTATCAGTCGATGAACCCCGTGCGCCCCGAGCCCGTGTGGCGGGGAATCAGCCCGCACGCCTTCGCCAACGACGGCTACCGCTGGCACGTTCGCGCTTTCTGCCACATCGACAGCTCCTTCAAGGATTTCCTGCTCTCTCGTTGTCTCGACTATCGTCCTGCCGGCCGCGCACTAGGGAAGCCATCAGACGATCGAGACTGGACACAAGTCTTGGATGTAGAGCTTAGACCCAATCCAAAATTGTCCAAGTCTCAACAACTCGTAATTTCTGACGATTATGGAATGGAGAACGGCAAGCTTAAGGTTTCCATCAGGAAATCACTCTTCTTCTACTTCGAACGCCACCACCGACTTGATTTGGCGGAAGCCGTTCACAGGCCACAGGAAGCACCTGTTGTCATTGAACGTCGAATACGTGCAACCTCCCAAACGTGACAGCAATCGCGGGCACGTCTCGACTCTTCACAACGCGGGGCCGACGACGAAGGCGCCTCCATGCCGACTGGACCCGAGACGCGCCCGGGTACCGCAATGTGAAGGACGTTTTCGGACACGCGACGAGGCGACGGATATCTGATCGAACGACAAGGCCCTACGGTTCGCCCCAACCACATGGAGGCACTTATGCCGCCAAGGAAGCCGCGGAGGACCGTCCATCTGGAAGCCAGCGTTTGGTAAAACGAGCAGGACGACAAAATTCACAATGCTGCGAAGGGAGATCACGGCTTCATCACGACCGTGAACTGGGATCCTGCCAGCCTGCGCGGACACCCAAACCTGTTTCGAAAGCTCGCCCAGCACCTGCGAGACCATGGTGCCTTCCCCCGGGATGAGGGCCCAATACCTGAGCGTCTATTGAGCGGGCAACCGGTGCCTGTCGCCTCGTAGGCGGATTGACCTAATGAGCGGGACACGCTCGGATCCGAGAATTTGCTGGCTGTCCGCGGTCCAAACTCAGAGGAACAGGTCTAGCACGTGCGCCAACATTACGACTGGATCAGCCGATCCAGGCTGACCGCATAGGCTGCTACAGGCTCAAAATGCACACACCGGTCCTGTGGAGGCAACCCGATCTGCTCAGGGAGAGCCGGTCCACATCATCATGCCGACGCCGACGGTCACAACGCGCCCAGTGACAACACTGACACGGCGAAGTAACTGCCGAGCTAATTGGGCTGGCGAGCCGACGCGTTCGACGCGGGTCCGGCTGCACTCCAACTGCTGCGAATGCTCAGGAGCGAGGCCCCGGGGGCAGCGCAGGCATTGAAGACGGTGGCGGTCAACGGGCGGTTCGATCAGCGCAGAAGGCTATCAATCAGTTGTCGGGAAGACTTAGCCGAGCGATTGCGGTATAGCCCCGATAGCCAACGCCGCACTCGACGGCAGACGGACAGGGGACGAAATTGGCCGTAATCGACCTATTTTCCCATCAGAAGCAAGTTGCCGAAGGCGGCACGCCTGATGTCTTCACCTATGACTCGCTGCCCGAACGG
This window contains:
- a CDS encoding toll/interleukin-1 receptor domain-containing protein; this encodes MKVFISYSHKDEAALDRLHTHLAVLRRDRRIDEWFDREILAGGAIDAEIAERLEASRLFLLLVSPDFLASDYCVEREMDRALERHRSGHARVVPIILEPCDWPSTPLRDLKALPRDGKPVSEWTNENHAFVDVVRELRRILDAEGAPSSTERGEATIPAAPVQPGVRRYRVKRDFDEIDRSDFREAAFGAIRGYFERAVAEIDAIEDLRGRIKLLSPASFTCTIVNRAREHGTAHITVHGRSGNTALGDISYSFAESAPPNTANGMFTVNADEYELYLSSAMGFGGDQERLTPEAAAERLWEDFLERAGVTSD
- a CDS encoding DUF2188 domain-containing protein, encoding MADRYVTKHPKGWAVKAPGGKRASSVHGTQRKAEQAAKQTVANLGGGEVRIQGRDGRWRDSDTVPPGNDPNPPRDRKH
- a CDS encoding WYL domain-containing protein: MSAGVSELRWGIERRLEFIEFRLYWEGGINRSDIVEQFGVSVPQASKDLSRYQELAPDNMAYDKSEKRYFPAPHFVPRFYRPDPDEHLAQLNAVATLAVPPQETWLSRTPNVDSLPALQRKVEPEVLRALLDAVKDERALEILYQSMNPVRPEPVWRGISPHAFANDGYRWHVRAFCHIDSSFKDFLLSRCLDYRPAGRALGKPSDDRDWTQVLDVELRPNPKLSKSQQLVISDDYGMENGKLKVSIRKSLFFYFERHHRLDLAEAVHRPQEAPVVIERRIRATSQT